Proteins encoded together in one Bombiscardovia nodaiensis window:
- a CDS encoding amino acid ABC transporter substrate-binding protein, which produces MALISKHNIIRLVAASLSTLTLVAGAGCGSSSSSSTDSSKSGSTDSSTISQQTVTPGTLTIATGEPAYAPYVLDNKPETGKGFEAAVAYAVGEKMGFKKDQIKWTRSTFDEAIAPGAKDYDMNIQQFSITPERKKAVDFTPSYYNSPQSIVVRADSKFASATSLKEIKAGTVGAMVGSTSYTFAKQKVKDDIKTFNDNVALAQALDSNQIDAIVVDTPVAVDITESKQVKDGKVVGQIADSDDPEGIGIVLPKGSKLTKAASQAVTDLTKDGTIKKLQETWLKEYTTDIPILK; this is translated from the coding sequence ATGGCCCTCATCAGCAAACACAACATTATTCGCCTGGTCGCAGCGTCGCTGAGCACACTGACGCTCGTCGCAGGAGCCGGCTGCGGTAGCTCGTCCTCGAGCAGCACAGACTCCTCCAAGTCAGGCAGCACAGATTCTTCGACCATCTCCCAGCAGACCGTCACCCCGGGCACGCTCACCATCGCCACGGGAGAACCGGCCTACGCCCCTTACGTACTCGACAACAAGCCCGAGACCGGCAAGGGCTTCGAAGCCGCCGTAGCCTACGCTGTGGGCGAAAAAATGGGCTTCAAGAAGGATCAGATTAAGTGGACCCGCTCCACCTTCGACGAGGCCATCGCCCCGGGTGCCAAGGACTACGACATGAACATTCAGCAGTTCTCCATCACCCCGGAGCGCAAGAAGGCCGTGGACTTTACTCCTTCCTACTACAACTCCCCCCAGTCCATCGTGGTGCGCGCTGACTCCAAGTTCGCCTCGGCCACCAGCCTGAAGGAAATCAAGGCTGGCACCGTTGGCGCTATGGTCGGCTCCACTTCCTACACCTTTGCCAAGCAAAAAGTGAAGGACGATATTAAGACCTTTAACGACAACGTAGCCCTGGCCCAGGCCCTGGACTCGAATCAGATTGACGCCATCGTGGTCGACACCCCGGTCGCGGTAGACATCACCGAGTCCAAGCAAGTCAAGGACGGCAAGGTAGTTGGCCAAATCGCCGATTCCGACGATCCGGAAGGCATTGGCATCGTCCTGCCCAAGGGCTCCAAGCTCACCAAGGCCGCCTCCCAGGCCGTGACCGACCTGACCAAGGACGGCACCATCAAAAAGCTCCAGGAGACTTGGCTCAAGGAGTACACCACCGACATCCCCATCCTCAAGTAA
- the truB gene encoding tRNA pseudouridine synthase B → MKSGILIVDKPQGVTSHDLVAAVRARLGLRRVGHAGTLDPMATGVLVIGFGQATRLLNAIVGHDKTYEATIRLGQATDTDDADGHLLPPEPGAGERIQELSQGQIEAAIAHYTGDIEQVPNAYSAIKVHGQRAYDLARQGQAVELKARTITVSEYKLLRLTRTRAQVSLDDPSKESAEQEDASQPVIDLQVRVSCSSGTYIRALGRDLGAELGVGGHLTRLRRVRVGRFDLSNPALAARVITAHVVEHTFTDRQGQVQTRNKAMLDQDRAEIQARALGLVDGAKLTMPTLAVSSEQAQELEHGQFLPLSITEPTAAILTGTDGSEQLVGLLEPRGSHSAKPSAVFALANE, encoded by the coding sequence ATGAAGAGCGGAATACTGATAGTAGACAAACCCCAGGGCGTTACCAGCCACGACCTGGTGGCTGCCGTTCGCGCCCGTCTGGGCCTGCGCAGGGTGGGGCACGCCGGTACCCTAGACCCCATGGCGACGGGCGTGCTGGTGATTGGCTTTGGGCAGGCTACCAGGCTCCTGAACGCCATCGTGGGCCATGACAAGACCTATGAAGCCACTATCCGCTTGGGGCAGGCCACGGACACCGACGACGCTGACGGGCACTTACTCCCCCCTGAGCCAGGAGCAGGGGAGCGGATCCAAGAGCTGAGCCAGGGCCAAATCGAGGCAGCCATTGCCCATTACACTGGCGACATTGAGCAAGTGCCCAACGCTTACTCGGCCATCAAAGTGCACGGGCAGCGGGCATACGACCTCGCCCGGCAAGGACAGGCCGTTGAGCTCAAGGCCCGCACGATTACGGTCAGCGAATACAAGCTCCTTCGGCTCACCCGCACGCGGGCACAGGTTAGCTTGGATGACCCTAGCAAGGAGAGTGCCGAGCAGGAGGACGCGAGTCAGCCGGTCATTGACTTGCAGGTGCGCGTCTCCTGCTCGTCGGGTACCTATATCCGTGCTCTGGGCCGAGATTTAGGCGCTGAGCTGGGTGTGGGCGGTCACCTGACCAGGTTGCGACGGGTGCGCGTAGGGCGCTTCGATTTAAGCAATCCAGCGCTCGCCGCCCGCGTAATCACCGCACATGTGGTAGAGCACACCTTCACCGACCGCCAGGGGCAGGTGCAGACGCGAAATAAGGCCATGCTGGACCAGGATAGGGCGGAAATCCAAGCGCGCGCCCTGGGCCTGGTAGACGGCGCGAAACTGACCATGCCCACGCTCGCTGTGAGCTCCGAGCAGGCCCAGGAGCTGGAGCACGGCCAATTCCTGCCTCTGAGCATTACGGAGCCCACAGCGGCCATTTTGACCGGCACAGACGGCAGTGAGCAGCTGGTGGGACTCTTAGAGCCGCGCGGCAGCCACAGCGCTAAGCCTTCAGCCGTGTTCGCCTTGGCAAATGAGTAA
- a CDS encoding ABC transporter: protein MSQLTNQESAVSTASAVAHQQQSSAHQTVLKLDQVRKSYRTNEVLKGISFQVRAHETVALLGPSGSGKSTLMKCVNLLEEVNDGQIWLGGTDITDPRVDRDHCRSRIGVVFQQFNLFPHMNVLKNVTLGAIKVHKMPKAEATDKAMELLDRIGMKSKASAYPDQLSGGQQQRVAIARALMCDPELLLLDEITSALDPMLVGEVLEMVSELKSRGTTILMATHEMSFAHDAADRIVLLLGGIIAEDGTPRQVMDESQNPQTKEFFSHFRGL, encoded by the coding sequence ATGAGCCAGCTTACGAATCAGGAGTCAGCAGTGTCAACAGCCTCAGCAGTGGCTCATCAGCAGCAGTCCTCCGCCCACCAGACCGTACTTAAGCTCGACCAGGTGCGCAAGTCCTACCGGACCAACGAGGTCTTGAAGGGCATCTCCTTCCAGGTGCGTGCCCACGAGACGGTCGCCCTACTGGGCCCTTCCGGCTCCGGCAAGTCCACGCTCATGAAGTGCGTGAACCTGCTGGAGGAGGTCAACGACGGCCAGATTTGGCTGGGAGGCACCGACATCACCGACCCGCGCGTCGACCGCGACCACTGCCGCTCCCGCATTGGCGTAGTTTTCCAGCAGTTCAACCTCTTCCCCCACATGAATGTGCTCAAAAACGTGACCCTGGGCGCGATTAAGGTCCACAAGATGCCCAAGGCTGAGGCCACCGACAAGGCTATGGAGCTCCTGGACCGCATCGGCATGAAGTCCAAGGCTTCGGCCTACCCCGACCAGCTCTCCGGCGGCCAGCAGCAGCGCGTGGCCATCGCCCGGGCCCTCATGTGCGACCCTGAGCTCCTCCTGCTCGACGAGATTACGTCTGCTCTGGATCCCATGCTGGTGGGCGAAGTGCTGGAAATGGTATCCGAGCTCAAATCCCGCGGTACCACGATTCTGATGGCCACCCACGAGATGTCCTTCGCCCACGACGCCGCCGACCGCATCGTCCTCCTCCTAGGCGGCATCATCGCCGAAGACGGCACCCCGCGCCAGGTGATGGACGAGTCCCAAAACCCCCAAACCAAGGAGTTCTTCAGCCACTTCCGCGGCCTCTGA
- a CDS encoding ABC transporter permease, whose translation MSSPDQLQASQASSVSPVSQVSQVQREREDYRRKQSLKSVLTSLASTLVFAVLIVLGLKLSPGWPRVKESFFSGKYFTEAFPKVLEGLWLNVQVLFFAVIGVAILGTLLAVIRTSKSPFLFPLRVLAQLYTTVMRGIPMIVVLYLIGFGIPGLGIFGRIPAALLGTVAVILSYSAYIAEVLRAGFQDVHPSQRASARSLGLTSGQTMRLVVIPQALRKVAPALMNDFISMQKDVGLISVLGAVDAVRAAQIVVATSYNFTPYVVASVLFIATSVPFILLNDWYSARLRQREQSGGTV comes from the coding sequence ATGTCTTCTCCAGACCAGCTACAAGCCTCGCAGGCCTCCTCAGTTTCCCCGGTCTCGCAGGTCTCCCAAGTGCAGCGCGAGCGCGAGGACTACCGCCGCAAGCAGAGCCTCAAATCAGTGCTCACCTCGCTCGCCTCCACGCTCGTCTTCGCCGTCCTCATAGTCCTGGGCTTGAAGCTCTCCCCCGGCTGGCCCCGGGTCAAGGAGTCTTTCTTCTCGGGCAAGTACTTCACCGAAGCCTTCCCCAAGGTCCTCGAAGGACTCTGGCTGAACGTGCAGGTGCTCTTCTTCGCGGTCATCGGCGTGGCTATTCTGGGCACCCTCCTAGCCGTGATTCGCACCAGCAAGTCACCCTTCCTCTTCCCCCTGCGCGTGCTGGCCCAGCTTTACACCACGGTCATGCGCGGTATCCCCATGATTGTGGTGCTCTACCTGATTGGTTTCGGTATCCCCGGCCTGGGCATTTTCGGCCGCATTCCCGCCGCCCTCTTGGGCACGGTAGCCGTCATCCTCTCCTACTCGGCCTACATTGCCGAGGTCCTGCGCGCCGGTTTCCAAGACGTTCACCCCTCCCAGCGAGCCTCGGCCCGCTCCCTGGGGCTCACCTCCGGGCAGACCATGCGCCTAGTCGTCATCCCCCAGGCCCTGCGCAAGGTGGCCCCAGCGCTCATGAACGACTTCATCTCCATGCAAAAAGATGTGGGCTTGATTTCGGTCCTGGGTGCTGTTGACGCGGTGCGCGCCGCCCAGATTGTGGTCGCCACCTCCTACAACTTCACCCCTTACGTCGTGGCCTCGGTGCTCTTTATCGCCACGTCGGTGCCCTTTATCTTGCTCAACGACTGGTATTCGGCCCGTCTGCGCCAGCGCGAGCAGAGCGGAGGCACGGTATGA
- the ribF gene encoding bifunctional riboflavin kinase/FMN adenylyltransferase, protein MKVSRLEPDLSGIVNWPTLSTTKKSVVTVGVFDGMHRGHQSLIKRVVELARQQGDYAVVVMFDPSPKQVHSYADAHSGADLPSGEAAQDRDELMPERERLRIMRELGVDWVLSVQYTLAFAAKSFRFFLGALVGKIGMSTLVLGQDATMGAGRAGNVEAIERLAEATGVFTLDIVDDAGPGYTWVPGEIEPQAPAGAGEPGDPLEGMNKAELRAWTKAHQCKKVRIWSSTNVRYLLASGRASEAAAILGHAHAVEGEVVHGEQRGRELGYPTANISEDYEGYMPVDGVYAGWLVDLGPSEAAASAGAGAAGVSGAVSGSTASGGADGTSAADGGLETVTFSSAGKDARLAPGSPWRWPADISIGSKETFAGEGQQYERVLEVNAIVGDDWLDLYGHRVRVEFLAYLRPQAKFASGEALSAQLQQDAADSLRLARQAEAGS, encoded by the coding sequence ATGAAAGTCAGCAGACTAGAACCAGACTTGAGCGGGATTGTAAACTGGCCCACGCTGAGCACCACCAAAAAAAGCGTCGTAACCGTCGGTGTGTTCGACGGCATGCACCGAGGCCACCAATCTCTGATTAAGCGAGTAGTGGAGCTCGCCCGCCAGCAAGGCGACTACGCGGTCGTCGTCATGTTCGACCCCAGCCCCAAGCAAGTACACTCCTATGCGGACGCTCACTCGGGCGCGGACCTGCCTTCCGGCGAGGCAGCACAGGACAGGGACGAGCTCATGCCAGAGCGTGAACGCCTACGCATCATGCGGGAACTGGGGGTGGACTGGGTGCTCAGCGTGCAATACACGCTCGCCTTCGCTGCCAAATCCTTCCGCTTCTTCCTGGGCGCGCTCGTGGGCAAAATTGGCATGAGCACACTGGTACTGGGCCAAGATGCCACTATGGGAGCTGGGCGGGCTGGCAACGTGGAAGCTATCGAGCGCCTGGCCGAAGCCACGGGCGTGTTCACGCTGGACATTGTGGACGACGCGGGCCCCGGCTACACCTGGGTGCCCGGGGAGATTGAACCCCAGGCTCCCGCGGGCGCAGGTGAGCCAGGAGATCCGTTAGAGGGCATGAACAAGGCTGAGCTGCGGGCTTGGACCAAGGCGCACCAGTGCAAGAAAGTGCGTATCTGGAGCTCTACGAATGTGCGCTACCTGCTAGCTAGCGGGCGGGCGAGTGAAGCCGCTGCGATTTTGGGACATGCGCACGCTGTCGAAGGCGAAGTGGTCCACGGCGAGCAGCGGGGGCGCGAGCTGGGCTATCCTACAGCCAATATTTCTGAGGATTATGAGGGTTACATGCCGGTAGACGGTGTCTACGCTGGCTGGCTCGTGGACCTAGGGCCTAGCGAGGCTGCCGCGTCTGCAGGAGCTGGTGCTGCCGGGGTTTCTGGTGCTGTTAGCGGCTCGACTGCATCGGGCGGCGCTGACGGAACGAGCGCGGCGGACGGCGGTCTCGAGACCGTGACCTTCTCCAGCGCGGGCAAAGACGCGCGTCTGGCCCCGGGTTCGCCCTGGCGGTGGCCGGCAGACATCTCTATCGGCAGCAAGGAGACCTTCGCAGGCGAAGGGCAGCAGTACGAGCGCGTGCTAGAAGTCAACGCCATCGTCGGAGACGACTGGCTAGACCTCTACGGTCACCGGGTGCGGGTCGAATTCCTGGCCTACCTGCGGCCTCAAGCCAAATTCGCCAGCGGAGAGGCGCTGTCCGCCCAGCTTCAGCAAGACGCCGCCGACTCCCTGCGCTTAGCTCGCCAGGCCGAGGCTGGCTCGTAG